From the genome of Pseudomonas mohnii:
TGAACTGATCGCCCGTCGCCAACGCGCACTGGGCGCCAGCTATCGATTGTTTTACGAGGAACCCTTCGCGCCGGTGCGGGGTGAAGGCGTGTGGCTGTACGACAAAAACAATGCCGCCTACCTGGATGCCTATAACAACGTGGCGTCCATCGGTCACTGCCACCCCGCCGTGGTCGCAGCCATTTCCGAGCAAAGCGCCCTGCTCAATACCCACACGCGCTATCTGCACCCATCGATCGTGGAATACGCAGAAGACCTGCTCAGCGAGTTTCCCCCGCAGCTCGATAACATGACCATGACCTGCACCGGCAGCGAGGCCAACGATCTGGCGTTGCGCATCGCACGATGCCACAGCGGCGGAACGGGCATCATTGTCACCCGCTGGGCCTACCACGGCGTGACCAGCGCATTGGCCGAGGTATCGCCATCGCTGGCCACGGGCCTCCCCACCGCCAGCCATGTGCGCCTGGTGGAGGCCCCGGATTCCTACCGCCGAACCGCCGATTTCGTTGCCAGCGTCAAAGCGGCCGTGCAAGACATGCAGGCGCAAGGCATCAAACCTGCGGCGCTGCTGGTCGACAGCATTTTCTCCAGCGATGGTGTGTTCAGCCCCGCGAACGGCGAACTGGCCGCTGCCGCGCAATGCGTGCGAGACGCCGGCGGACTGTATATCGCCGATGAGGTGCAGCCAGGGTTCGGCCGCACCGGTGGGCAGCGCTGGGGGTTTGCCCGTGAATCAGTGATTCCGGATCTGGTCACGCTGGGCAAACCCATGGGTAACGGCCATCCAGTTGCCGCGGTGGTCGGGCGCTCGGCGCTGTTCGATCAATTCGGTCACCAACAACGTTATTTCAATACGTACGGGGGTAACCCGGTGTCCTGCAAGGCTGCGCACGCGGTACTGCGGGTACTGCGCGAAGAAAACCTGCAAGCCAATGCCCGCGATGTCGGCAGCTATCTCAAGGAGGGGTTGCGCAAACTGGCCGAGCGCCATGAAGTCATTGGCGATGTACGCGGCGAGGGGCTGTTCATTGGTGTCGAACTGGTTGCAGACCGCGAGACGCAAGCCCCGGCAACAGTTGCCGCGGCGGCGGTCGTCAACGGCATGCGCCGCCGTCAGGTGCTG
Proteins encoded in this window:
- a CDS encoding aminotransferase class III-fold pyridoxal phosphate-dependent enzyme; its protein translation is MSSSTAAELIARRQRALGASYRLFYEEPFAPVRGEGVWLYDKNNAAYLDAYNNVASIGHCHPAVVAAISEQSALLNTHTRYLHPSIVEYAEDLLSEFPPQLDNMTMTCTGSEANDLALRIARCHSGGTGIIVTRWAYHGVTSALAEVSPSLATGLPTASHVRLVEAPDSYRRTADFVASVKAAVQDMQAQGIKPAALLVDSIFSSDGVFSPANGELAAAAQCVRDAGGLYIADEVQPGFGRTGGQRWGFARESVIPDLVTLGKPMGNGHPVAAVVGRSALFDQFGHQQRYFNTYGGNPVSCKAAHAVLRVLREENLQANARDVGSYLKEGLRKLAERHEVIGDVRGEGLFIGVELVADRETQAPATVAAAAVVNGMRRRQVLISSTGPMANILKIRPPLVFARKHADLLVERLDATLNDLR